Proteins found in one Oribacterium sp. oral taxon 102 genomic segment:
- a CDS encoding ABC-ATPase domain-containing protein, translated as MKSEQELERELLSLDQQGYSSYKRIQGDYRFPQYILCIDHVQVDPFAPPSKIRIVLEDKTVGLPQDLIDSKSKRIAVSDFLTRSFRRNLRNLPKKEEKKENPYARAYGRKRGEDSPSSTGNSNQIFIDRCGQEILERTSVLIKEHQVEIRLEAGLPAAGRRILGREANVIFQKLLPRLVESSCLYANIDQAALKRQVLLYLDQEYIQNSLAERNLVAFIANGSVLPRKSGVDDSILPEGLPFQSPKNLELSFTLPSGKQISGMGIEKGITLIVGGGYHGKSTLLNALERGVYHHISGDGREFVITCPDAVKIRAEDGRSVEGVNISPFINNLPGKRDTQRFSTENASGSTSQAANVIEALESKASLLLIDEDTSATNFMIRDCKMQKLIAKDKEPITPFVDKVKALYRDLGVSTILIVGGCGDYFAVADRVIMMDEYMPRDVTEEALAIAAESGEKREAPQEHFGAVAERIPLQESFPLRGREDRWKARGKESISYDRESIDVSCLEQLVDEKQVNALAVMLDYFNKKILDDRLGLSRAADKLYSQIEKQGLDSISPYTGHPGNLALPRKQEFCAALNRYRGLKIRHGK; from the coding sequence TTGAAAAGCGAACAGGAGCTGGAACGGGAACTGCTTTCTCTGGATCAGCAGGGCTACTCTTCTTATAAAAGAATTCAGGGAGACTACCGTTTTCCCCAATATATTCTCTGTATCGACCATGTGCAGGTGGATCCCTTTGCGCCGCCCTCTAAAATCCGGATTGTTTTAGAGGATAAAACCGTGGGGCTGCCGCAGGATCTGATAGACAGCAAATCCAAACGGATTGCGGTTTCGGACTTTCTGACCAGAAGCTTCCGGCGGAATCTGCGGAATCTGCCGAAAAAGGAGGAAAAAAAAGAGAATCCCTATGCCAGAGCCTATGGCAGAAAAAGGGGGGAGGACAGCCCCTCCTCCACCGGAAACAGCAATCAGATCTTCATTGACCGCTGCGGGCAGGAAATTCTGGAGCGAACCTCGGTACTGATCAAGGAGCATCAGGTGGAAATCCGGCTGGAAGCAGGGCTTCCCGCTGCGGGACGGAGAATATTGGGCAGGGAGGCCAATGTGATCTTCCAGAAGCTCCTGCCAAGACTGGTGGAAAGCTCCTGTCTCTATGCCAATATAGACCAGGCGGCGTTGAAGCGTCAGGTACTGCTCTATCTGGATCAGGAGTATATACAGAATTCTCTGGCGGAAAGGAATCTGGTCGCATTCATCGCCAACGGCTCTGTCCTGCCGAGAAAAAGCGGCGTCGACGACAGCATCCTCCCGGAAGGGCTTCCCTTCCAGAGCCCCAAAAATCTGGAGCTTTCTTTCACCCTGCCCAGCGGAAAGCAGATTTCAGGGATGGGAATAGAAAAGGGAATCACCCTGATCGTCGGCGGCGGCTATCATGGAAAGTCCACCCTGCTGAATGCGCTGGAAAGAGGAGTATACCACCATATTTCCGGAGATGGCAGAGAGTTTGTCATCACCTGTCCGGATGCCGTGAAGATCCGGGCGGAGGACGGGCGAAGTGTAGAAGGGGTAAACATCAGCCCCTTCATCAACAACCTTCCCGGAAAAAGGGATACGCAGCGCTTCTCCACGGAAAATGCCAGCGGCAGCACCTCTCAGGCTGCCAATGTCATAGAAGCACTGGAGAGCAAGGCTTCCCTTTTGTTAATCGACGAAGATACCTCCGCCACCAATTTCATGATCCGCGACTGCAAAATGCAGAAGCTGATCGCAAAGGACAAGGAGCCCATTACACCCTTTGTGGACAAGGTAAAAGCTCTATACCGCGATCTGGGAGTCTCCACCATACTGATCGTCGGCGGCTGCGGAGATTATTTCGCCGTGGCAGACCGGGTCATTATGATGGACGAATATATGCCGAGAGATGTGACAGAAGAAGCCCTCGCCATTGCAGCAGAAAGCGGGGAAAAAAGAGAAGCCCCGCAGGAGCACTTCGGTGCCGTCGCCGAGCGGATCCCGCTGCAGGAAAGCTTTCCCCTTCGAGGAAGAGAGGATCGCTGGAAGGCAAGGGGAAAGGAAAGCATTTCCTACGACAGAGAAAGCATCGATGTGTCCTGTCTGGAGCAGCTGGTGGATGAGAAGCAGGTCAATGCACTGGCGGTGATGCTGGATTATTTCAATAAGAAGATTCTGGATGACAGGCTGGGTCTCTCCCGTGCCGCAGATAAGCTCTATTCCCAGATCGAGAAGCAGGGACTGGACAGCATTTCCCCCTATACGGGGCACCCCGGCAATCTGGCTCTCCCCAGAAAGCAGGAATTTTGTGCTGCCCTGAACCGGTACCGGGGGCTGAAGATCCGGCATGGGAAATAA
- the glgB gene encoding 1,4-alpha-glucan branching protein GlgB produces MAQEKPTASKPALDADGNPLDPVFLTELDRYLFGEGRHYRIYQKLGAHPAMLSGRKGMHFAVWAPHARAVSIVSDRNGWNPDANYMLPLETSGIYEGFIPDMGFGEIYKYVIHTGSGDLLYKADPYAFSAEFRPGTASKTVDISGYRWGDSAFLRRRAEGSTFEKPMAIYEVHFGSWRKLDTEERNGFMNYRELAAQLAEYCTDMGYTHVELMGIAEHPLDASWGYQVTGYYAPTSRYGEPQDFMYLVDYLHRAGIGVILDWVPAHFPKDAQGLADFDGTPTYEYPDPRMGEHPDWGTKVFNYSKNEVKNFLIANALYWYDEYHIDGLRVDAVASMLYLDYGRKEGQWVPNRYGGNGNLDAMEFFKHLNSIVAGRKDGAIIIAEESTAWPKVTTRPEDDGLGFTYKWNMGWMHDFLDYMKLDPYFRKDNHNKMTFGMSYATSEKFILVLSHDEVVHLKCSMINKMPGELPDKFRNLKCGYFFMFGHAGKKLLFMGQDFGQFHEWNENVALDWYLTEEPMNRNLQSFLRDLLHLYRRYPAMYKKDDSWDGFQWINADDAERSIFSFVRKDGTGKNSLLFVVNMTPVERPDYVVGVPVKGKYTLLLDENGAVSARARSTAFTAKEGECDRQPYRIAYPLPAYGCAVFAFDEKGKEK; encoded by the coding sequence TTGGCGCAGGAGAAGCCGACGGCTTCGAAGCCGGCGCTGGATGCGGACGGCAATCCGCTGGATCCGGTTTTTCTCACTGAGCTGGATCGCTACCTCTTCGGGGAGGGACGGCATTACCGGATCTATCAGAAGCTGGGCGCGCATCCCGCCATGCTGTCGGGAAGAAAGGGGATGCATTTCGCCGTCTGGGCGCCGCACGCACGGGCGGTCTCCATCGTATCGGACCGGAACGGCTGGAACCCGGACGCGAACTATATGCTGCCGCTGGAGACGAGCGGGATCTACGAGGGCTTCATTCCGGATATGGGCTTCGGCGAGATCTATAAGTATGTGATCCATACGGGCTCCGGCGATTTGCTCTACAAGGCGGATCCCTATGCCTTCTCCGCCGAGTTCCGACCGGGGACCGCTTCGAAAACAGTGGACATTTCAGGCTATCGCTGGGGCGATTCGGCATTTCTCCGGAGGAGAGCCGAGGGAAGCACCTTTGAGAAGCCGATGGCGATCTACGAGGTGCATTTCGGCTCATGGCGGAAGCTGGATACCGAGGAGCGGAACGGCTTCATGAACTACCGTGAGCTCGCGGCGCAGCTCGCGGAATACTGTACGGATATGGGCTATACGCATGTGGAGCTGATGGGGATTGCGGAGCATCCGCTGGACGCCTCCTGGGGCTATCAGGTGACCGGCTATTATGCGCCCACCTCCCGCTACGGGGAACCGCAGGATTTCATGTATCTCGTGGACTACCTGCACCGCGCCGGAATCGGCGTAATCCTCGACTGGGTACCGGCACATTTCCCGAAGGACGCGCAGGGGCTCGCGGATTTCGACGGCACGCCGACCTACGAGTATCCGGATCCGCGGATGGGAGAGCATCCGGACTGGGGAACGAAGGTATTCAACTATTCGAAGAATGAGGTGAAGAATTTCCTGATCGCGAACGCGCTTTACTGGTACGATGAGTACCATATCGACGGGCTGCGTGTGGATGCGGTCGCTTCGATGCTTTATCTTGACTACGGAAGGAAGGAAGGACAGTGGGTGCCGAACCGCTATGGCGGAAACGGAAATCTGGATGCGATGGAGTTCTTTAAACACCTGAATTCTATCGTGGCAGGCAGGAAGGACGGTGCGATCATCATTGCGGAGGAATCGACGGCATGGCCGAAGGTCACGACCAGACCGGAGGACGACGGGCTCGGCTTCACCTACAAGTGGAACATGGGCTGGATGCATGATTTCCTCGACTACATGAAGCTGGATCCCTATTTCCGGAAGGACAATCACAATAAGATGACCTTCGGCATGAGCTACGCAACGAGTGAGAAGTTTATCCTCGTGCTCTCGCATGATGAGGTGGTGCATCTGAAGTGTTCGATGATCAACAAGATGCCGGGAGAGCTGCCGGACAAGTTCCGGAACCTGAAATGCGGCTACTTCTTCATGTTCGGGCACGCCGGCAAGAAGCTCCTGTTCATGGGACAGGACTTCGGGCAGTTCCATGAATGGAATGAGAATGTGGCGCTGGACTGGTATCTCACCGAGGAGCCGATGAACCGGAACCTGCAGAGCTTCCTCCGGGATCTGCTGCATCTCTACCGGCGCTATCCGGCGATGTACAAGAAGGACGATTCATGGGACGGCTTCCAATGGATCAATGCGGACGATGCCGAGCGCTCGATCTTCAGCTTTGTCAGAAAGGACGGCACGGGAAAGAATTCGCTTCTCTTCGTGGTAAATATGACGCCGGTGGAGAGGCCGGACTATGTGGTCGGCGTACCCGTGAAGGGGAAATATACGCTGCTGCTTGACGAGAACGGTGCGGTTTCCGCGAGGGCGCGGAGCACGGCATTCACCGCGAAGGAGGGCGAGTGCGACCGTCAGCCCTACCGGATTGCTTACCCGCTTCCGGCATATGGCTGTGCAGTGTTCGCCTTTGACGAAAAAGGGAAGGAGAAATAA
- a CDS encoding alpha-amylase family glycosyl hydrolase, which translates to MAWYDSAVFYHIYPLGLVGAEKRNTLTAPRHHFAELRAYLPYLKVLGVDAVYIGPLFQSGTHGYDTTDYRTVDYRLGDNEDFRSFVRDAHNCGIRIIVDAVFNHTGRGFFAFRDIQERGEASPYRSWYRGIDFGGRSAFGDAFRYGCWREYPELPALNFNEEAVRKYLIETVRYWVSAFDIDGLRLDCADVLDLSFQKSLRYFTNPMKPDFFLLGEVIHGEYARWVNAETLHSVTNYELHKSIYSGFNDHNFFEIAHNLNRNLAIARELYTFLENHDVDRIASKLREPEDLRLCYMTLFTLPGHPSIYYGGEFGLEGRKEGGDDSPLRPAIDQERMKPNELTSFVAKLAEIHGRNTELQIGEYKELYLQCRQWAYARYDRNSAVITALNNSREAAGFYVTLPVQGRLVVDLLSGEELRPEGDNRLFIRLEAKEGRLIKVKI; encoded by the coding sequence ATGGCATGGTATGACAGTGCGGTCTTTTATCACATTTACCCGCTGGGACTCGTCGGCGCGGAGAAGCGGAATACGCTGACGGCGCCCCGCCACCATTTCGCGGAGCTTCGCGCCTACCTTCCTTATCTGAAGGTGCTCGGCGTAGATGCGGTCTATATCGGGCCGCTGTTCCAGTCCGGCACGCATGGTTACGACACGACAGACTATCGGACGGTTGACTACCGTCTGGGGGACAATGAAGACTTCCGCAGCTTCGTACGGGATGCGCATAACTGCGGCATCCGCATCATTGTGGACGCGGTCTTCAATCACACCGGGCGAGGCTTCTTCGCCTTTCGGGACATACAGGAGCGGGGAGAAGCGTCTCCGTACCGGAGCTGGTACCGGGGCATAGACTTCGGCGGGAGATCTGCGTTTGGCGATGCCTTCCGCTACGGCTGCTGGAGAGAGTATCCGGAGCTTCCGGCATTGAATTTCAATGAGGAGGCAGTGCGGAAATACCTGATCGAGACGGTGCGCTATTGGGTTTCGGCGTTTGACATCGACGGACTGCGGCTGGACTGCGCGGACGTGCTGGATCTGTCCTTCCAGAAGTCGCTCCGGTACTTCACGAATCCGATGAAGCCGGACTTCTTCCTGCTGGGAGAGGTGATTCACGGGGAATATGCCCGTTGGGTCAATGCGGAGACACTGCATTCGGTGACGAACTATGAGCTGCACAAGTCCATTTACTCCGGCTTCAACGATCACAATTTTTTTGAGATCGCGCACAATCTGAACCGGAATCTCGCAATCGCGAGGGAGCTTTATACCTTTCTGGAGAACCATGACGTAGACCGGATCGCTTCGAAGCTTCGGGAGCCGGAGGATCTGCGGCTCTGTTATATGACGCTCTTCACCCTGCCGGGGCATCCGTCCATTTACTACGGCGGAGAGTTCGGCCTGGAGGGACGGAAGGAGGGCGGCGACGACAGCCCGCTCCGTCCGGCGATCGACCAGGAACGCATGAAGCCGAACGAGCTTACGAGCTTCGTGGCGAAGCTGGCGGAGATCCACGGCAGGAATACGGAGCTGCAGATCGGGGAGTACAAGGAGCTGTACCTCCAGTGCAGGCAATGGGCGTATGCCAGATATGACCGGAACAGCGCGGTGATCACGGCGCTGAATAACAGCAGGGAGGCAGCGGGCTTCTATGTGACGCTGCCGGTTCAGGGGCGGCTCGTCGTGGATCTTCTGAGCGGAGAGGAGCTCCGGCCGGAGGGGGACAACCGGCTCTTCATCCGCCTCGAGGCGAAGGAGGGGCGGCTCATCAAGGTGAAGATCTGA
- a CDS encoding aminotransferase class I/II-fold pyridoxal phosphate-dependent enzyme yields the protein MRNPLNSKITEIQPSGIRRFFDIVAEMQDAISLGVGEPDFDTPWHIREEGIYSLERGRTFYTSNSGLRELKEEISAYLERQYEVRYDPGSEVMVTVGGSEAIDLAMRVMLEPGEEVLIPQPSYVSYVPCAVMAGGTPVPIELSEEDEFRLTPEKLREKITERTKLLVLPFPNNPTGAIMEWEDLEKLVPIIEEHDLFLLTDEIYAELSYKGKSRSIIEFPGMRERTVYINGFSKAYAMTGWRLGYACAPKRILQQMLKLHQFAIMCAPTTSQYAAVEALRNGAEDVVKMREAYNERRRYLVSNLRRLGMDCFEPYGAFYVFPSVKRFGMSSEAFATQLLREERVAIVPGTAFGSCGEGFMRISYAYSIQNLKRALERIEHFVGRLEKRD from the coding sequence ATGAGAAATCCATTGAATTCGAAGATTACAGAGATACAGCCGAGCGGCATCCGCAGGTTCTTCGATATCGTTGCGGAGATGCAGGATGCGATTTCCCTCGGCGTCGGCGAGCCGGACTTCGATACGCCATGGCATATCCGTGAGGAGGGAATCTACTCGCTGGAGCGCGGCAGAACCTTCTATACCTCGAACTCGGGGCTTCGGGAGCTGAAGGAGGAGATCTCCGCCTATCTGGAGCGGCAGTATGAGGTGCGCTATGATCCCGGCAGCGAGGTCATGGTGACAGTCGGCGGCTCGGAGGCGATCGATCTCGCAATGCGGGTCATGCTGGAGCCGGGCGAGGAGGTGCTGATTCCCCAGCCGAGCTATGTTTCCTATGTGCCCTGCGCGGTTATGGCGGGCGGCACCCCGGTGCCGATCGAGCTTTCTGAGGAGGATGAGTTCCGTCTGACGCCGGAGAAGCTCCGGGAGAAGATCACGGAGCGGACGAAGCTGCTCGTGCTGCCCTTCCCCAACAATCCGACCGGCGCGATCATGGAGTGGGAGGATCTCGAGAAGCTGGTTCCGATCATTGAGGAGCATGACCTCTTTTTGCTGACGGATGAGATCTACGCGGAGCTCAGCTATAAGGGGAAGAGCCGTTCCATCATTGAATTTCCGGGGATGCGGGAGCGCACCGTATACATCAACGGCTTCTCCAAGGCGTACGCAATGACAGGCTGGCGGCTCGGCTATGCCTGCGCACCGAAGCGGATTCTGCAGCAGATGCTGAAGCTGCATCAGTTCGCGATCATGTGTGCGCCGACGACCTCGCAGTATGCGGCGGTGGAGGCGCTCCGGAATGGCGCGGAGGATGTGGTGAAGATGCGCGAGGCGTATAATGAGAGACGGCGCTACCTCGTGTCGAATCTCCGCCGGCTCGGCATGGACTGCTTCGAGCCCTACGGCGCGTTCTATGTCTTCCCGTCCGTGAAGCGTTTCGGGATGTCGAGTGAGGCGTTCGCGACGCAGCTGCTCCGGGAGGAGAGGGTTGCGATCGTTCCGGGCACCGCCTTCGGCAGCTGCGGAGAGGGCTTCATGCGGATCTCCTATGCCTACTCGATCCAGAACCTGAAGAGGGCGCTGGAGCGAATCGAGCACTTTGTCGGCAGACTGGAGAAGAGAGATTGA
- a CDS encoding Lrp/AsnC family transcriptional regulator yields MREKILTIIEKNAKLSVRDIAAILGEDEEKVAAELAAMEEEHIICGYHTLINWDRTDDERVDALIEVKVTPQRGMGFDSIAERIYQYDEVDALYLMSGGYDFTVMIKGKTMKEVANFVSMKLSPMDSVLSTATHFVLKRYKDHGTSIEKPRQDERMKVSP; encoded by the coding sequence ATGAGAGAGAAGATTCTTACCATCATTGAGAAAAATGCGAAGCTGAGCGTGAGGGATATCGCGGCGATTCTGGGAGAGGATGAGGAGAAGGTCGCGGCGGAGCTTGCGGCGATGGAGGAAGAGCATATCATCTGCGGCTACCACACTCTGATCAACTGGGACAGGACCGACGACGAGCGGGTGGATGCACTGATCGAGGTGAAGGTCACGCCGCAGCGTGGAATGGGCTTCGACTCCATCGCCGAGCGGATCTATCAATACGACGAGGTGGACGCGCTCTATCTGATGAGCGGCGGCTACGACTTCACGGTGATGATCAAGGGCAAGACGATGAAGGAGGTGGCGAACTTCGTTTCTATGAAGCTGAGCCCGATGGACTCTGTGCTTTCCACAGCGACGCACTTCGTGCTGAAGCGCTACAAGGATCATGGGACGAGCATCGAGAAGCCGAGACAGGATGAGAGAATGAAGGTATCGCCATGA
- the proC gene encoding pyrroline-5-carboxylate reductase: MTEIRNLKIGFIGFGNMGSGIAEGMLGSGRIAAVQLYACGAHFEKCEKRCAELGGINARKTPEEVVQEAELLFLCVKPNLAESVLSSLKERLSGKVIVSIIWGYEFDRLSVLLPADVQLLCTCPNTPVSIGRGIFVVERKHSLRDAEFMEVTDILSAMSTIVMAETAQMGIAGILSSCGAAFADLFMEALADAGVMYGLPRKTAYALSAGMLEGTAAMQEATRLHPGVMKDAVCSPGGATIRGVAKLEEKAFRSAVLSAVQAIQED; encoded by the coding sequence ATGACAGAGATCAGGAATTTGAAAATCGGATTTATCGGCTTCGGCAATATGGGCTCCGGGATCGCGGAGGGGATGCTCGGCTCCGGGCGGATCGCCGCCGTACAGCTCTATGCCTGCGGTGCGCATTTTGAAAAGTGTGAGAAGCGCTGCGCGGAGCTCGGCGGGATAAATGCGCGGAAGACGCCGGAGGAGGTCGTACAGGAGGCGGAGCTGCTCTTCCTCTGCGTGAAGCCGAATCTCGCGGAGAGCGTGCTCTCCTCTCTTAAGGAGAGGCTTTCGGGAAAGGTCATCGTCTCCATTATCTGGGGCTATGAATTCGACCGTCTGTCTGTACTGCTTCCGGCGGATGTGCAGCTGCTCTGCACCTGCCCGAATACGCCGGTGTCTATCGGAAGAGGCATATTCGTGGTGGAGCGGAAGCATTCTCTCCGTGATGCGGAGTTCATGGAGGTGACAGATATTTTGTCCGCGATGAGCACGATTGTGATGGCGGAGACTGCGCAGATGGGGATTGCAGGCATCCTGTCAAGCTGCGGAGCGGCCTTTGCGGATCTCTTCATGGAGGCGCTGGCAGACGCCGGAGTGATGTACGGACTGCCGAGAAAGACTGCCTATGCACTTTCGGCAGGGATGCTGGAGGGAACTGCAGCGATGCAGGAGGCGACCCGTCTGCATCCGGGCGTCATGAAGGATGCGGTCTGCTCTCCGGGAGGTGCGACCATCCGGGGCGTGGCGAAGCTCGAAGAAAAGGCGTTCCGTTCAGCGGTCCTCTCTGCGGTGCAGGCGATTCAGGAGGACTAG
- the atpC gene encoding ATP synthase F1 subunit epsilon, with product MAKTDLFSLRVIATNRVFYDGKAKYLNIRTLDGQLGLMAHHAPIVAAVEIGQLDIQKEDDEWLHVAVGPGILNFANNRLTLLVDTLETLEEIDIRRAEEAKERAMEQLRQKQSIQEYKTSQASLARALTRLELRERYI from the coding sequence ATGGCTAAGACCGATTTATTCAGCCTGCGCGTCATTGCCACCAACCGTGTGTTCTATGACGGCAAGGCGAAGTATCTGAATATCCGTACGCTGGACGGACAGCTCGGGCTGATGGCACATCATGCGCCGATTGTCGCTGCGGTGGAGATCGGGCAGCTCGACATCCAGAAGGAGGATGACGAGTGGCTGCACGTCGCCGTCGGGCCCGGTATCCTGAACTTCGCGAACAACCGGCTGACACTGCTGGTAGACACGCTGGAGACGCTGGAGGAGATCGACATCCGAAGAGCGGAGGAGGCGAAGGAGCGCGCGATGGAGCAGCTCCGACAGAAGCAGAGCATACAGGAGTATAAGACCTCGCAGGCGAGCCTCGCGAGGGCGCTGACGAGGCTGGAGCTTCGGGAACGCTACATCTGA
- the atpD gene encoding F0F1 ATP synthase subunit beta has product MKTGKIVQVMGPVVDVEFDKGPLPILKTAMEVDNHGKRSVMEVAQHLGNNTVRCIMLTATEGLERDMTVVSTEKGITVPVGTETLGRLFNVLGDAIDGKEAPKTEERWEIHRKPPAFTEQSPVQEVLETGIKVIDLLAPYSKGGKVGLFGGAGVGKTVLIQELIRNVATEHGGYSIFTGVGERSREGNDLYSEMTASGVIKNTALVFGQMNEAPGARMRVAETGLTMAEYFRDVEHKDVLLFIDNIFRFTQAGSEVSSLLGRMPSAVGYQPTLATEMGQLQERIASTTNGSVTSVQAVYVPADDLTDPAPATTFAHLDATTVLSRKIVEQGIYPAVDPLESSSRILEADIVGEEHYDTAQAVLQILQKYKELQDIIAILGMEELSEEDKLTVYRARKIRNFLSQPFFVGEQFTGIPGKYVPLKETIRGFRAIIDGEMDAYPEAAFFNVGDIEDVKKKAETLHG; this is encoded by the coding sequence ATGAAAACGGGTAAAATCGTACAGGTCATGGGACCTGTCGTGGACGTGGAGTTCGACAAGGGGCCGCTGCCGATTTTGAAGACGGCGATGGAGGTCGACAACCACGGGAAGCGTTCTGTCATGGAGGTGGCGCAGCATCTCGGCAACAATACCGTCCGCTGCATTATGCTGACCGCGACGGAGGGACTCGAGAGAGATATGACGGTCGTTTCGACCGAAAAGGGCATCACCGTGCCGGTCGGCACGGAGACGCTCGGCAGGCTCTTCAATGTGCTGGGAGATGCCATCGACGGGAAGGAAGCGCCGAAGACAGAGGAGCGCTGGGAGATCCACCGGAAGCCGCCTGCCTTTACGGAGCAGTCTCCGGTGCAGGAGGTACTGGAAACCGGCATCAAGGTCATCGACCTGCTCGCACCGTATTCCAAGGGCGGCAAGGTCGGACTCTTCGGCGGCGCGGGCGTCGGCAAGACTGTGCTGATTCAGGAGCTGATCCGGAACGTCGCGACCGAGCACGGCGGTTATTCCATTTTCACCGGCGTCGGCGAGCGTTCCAGGGAGGGAAATGATCTCTACAGTGAGATGACGGCGTCCGGTGTCATCAAGAATACCGCGCTCGTCTTCGGGCAGATGAACGAAGCGCCGGGCGCGCGGATGCGGGTAGCGGAGACGGGACTCACGATGGCGGAATATTTCCGCGACGTGGAGCACAAGGACGTGCTGCTCTTCATTGACAATATTTTCCGTTTCACGCAGGCGGGCTCGGAGGTCTCCTCCCTGCTCGGCAGAATGCCGTCGGCGGTGGGCTACCAGCCGACGCTGGCGACGGAGATGGGACAGCTGCAGGAGCGGATCGCCTCCACGACGAACGGCTCCGTCACCTCCGTGCAGGCGGTCTATGTGCCGGCGGACGATCTGACCGACCCTGCGCCGGCGACGACCTTCGCGCACCTCGACGCGACGACAGTGCTCTCCCGTAAGATCGTGGAGCAGGGAATTTATCCGGCGGTAGATCCGCTGGAGTCCTCCTCCCGTATTCTGGAGGCGGATATTGTCGGAGAGGAGCACTATGATACCGCGCAGGCAGTCCTCCAGATCCTCCAGAAGTACAAGGAGCTGCAGGACATCATCGCCATCCTCGGCATGGAGGAGCTTTCCGAGGAGGATAAGCTGACGGTGTACCGTGCGCGGAAGATCCGGAACTTCCTCTCGCAGCCCTTCTTCGTGGGAGAGCAGTTCACGGGCATACCTGGGAAATATGTCCCGCTGAAGGAGACGATCCGGGGCTTCAGGGCGATCATCGACGGCGAGATGGACGCGTACCCGGAGGCGGCGTTTTTCAATGTGGGAGATATCGAGGACGTGAAGAAGAAGGCGGAGACATTACATGGCTAA
- the atpG gene encoding ATP synthase F1 subunit gamma codes for MPTTRELRDRIHSIDNTMKITNAMYLISSTKMRKARADLAKTEPYFYTLQAMMARVIRHLPAGYKHPFLDLRKAVKQGTGTAAVICITADKGLAGAYNHNVLKLTEELLAKQKRFKLFVVGEMGRVFFHSRQIEIEEQFHYTAQNPTLHRSRTITRRMMELYQNREIDELYVVYTRMKNSLEMEPSVEQLLPLDRLHSVFTEIPVVSNFEEFRIFPSPDAVIQNIVPDYVNGFIYSALVEAFCSEQNARMTSMDAANRNGSELKQRLRVLYNRVRQAQITQEITEIAAGAKAQRAARARRS; via the coding sequence TTGCCAACAACTAGGGAATTAAGAGATCGGATCCACAGCATTGACAATACGATGAAGATCACCAATGCCATGTATCTCATTTCCTCGACGAAGATGCGGAAGGCAAGGGCGGATCTCGCGAAGACGGAGCCGTACTTCTATACGCTGCAGGCAATGATGGCGCGCGTGATCCGTCATCTGCCCGCAGGCTACAAGCACCCGTTTCTGGATCTCAGGAAGGCGGTGAAGCAGGGGACGGGAACTGCCGCGGTGATCTGCATCACGGCGGACAAGGGGCTCGCCGGTGCGTACAACCACAATGTGCTGAAGCTGACGGAGGAGCTGCTTGCGAAGCAGAAGCGCTTCAAGCTCTTCGTGGTCGGGGAGATGGGACGCGTGTTCTTTCACAGCAGGCAAATCGAGATCGAGGAGCAGTTCCACTACACGGCGCAGAATCCGACGCTGCACCGTTCCCGCACGATTACGCGGAGAATGATGGAGCTGTATCAGAACCGCGAGATCGATGAGCTCTATGTGGTCTATACCCGCATGAAGAACTCTCTGGAGATGGAGCCCTCCGTGGAGCAGCTGCTGCCGCTGGACCGGCTGCACAGCGTCTTCACCGAGATTCCTGTGGTCTCGAACTTCGAAGAATTCCGCATTTTCCCGAGTCCGGATGCCGTGATCCAGAATATTGTGCCGGACTATGTCAACGGCTTCATTTACAGTGCGCTCGTGGAGGCGTTCTGCTCGGAGCAGAATGCCCGTATGACCTCCATGGATGCCGCGAACCGGAACGGATCGGAGCTGAAGCAGCGGCTCCGGGTTCTGTACAATCGGGTGCGGCAGGCGCAGATCACGCAGGAAATCACGGAGATCGCGGCGGGCGCGAAGGCGCAGCGGGCGGCGCGGGCGAGGAGATCCTAG